A section of the Oryza sativa Japonica Group chromosome 1, ASM3414082v1 genome encodes:
- the LOC4325037 gene encoding phospholipase A1 EG1, chloroplastic/mitochondrial, which produces MALVAGTSSAAAMTLPRQCAAACRTGGGGGGVVRCRAVAAAGGAVAVRDAVVAPVARRGAARKTAETVAGMWREVQGCGDWEGMLEPAPHPVLRGEVARYGELVGACYKAFDLDPASRRYLNCKYGRERMLEEVGMGGAGYEVTRYIYAAADVSVPTMEPSTSGRGRWIGYVAVSTDEMSRRLGRRDVLVSFRGTVTPAEWMANLMSSLEAARLDPCDPRPDVKVESGFLSLYTSADKTCRFGGAGSCREQLLREVSRLVAAYSGGGEDVSVTLAGHSMGSALALLSAYDLAELGLNRAAPVTVFSFGGPRVGNAAFKARCDELGVKALRVTNVHDPITKLPGVFLNEATAGVLRPWRHSCYTHVGVELPLDFFKVGDLASVHDLATYISLLRGADKKQPAAAAADAGGVLAKVMDFVGRRRGGGALPWHDAAMIQMGGLVQTLGLI; this is translated from the coding sequence ATGGCCTTGGTTGCTGGcacgagcagcgcggcggcaaTGACGCTCCCGAGGCAATGCGCGGCGGCGTGTAggacaggcggcggcggcggcggcgtggtgcggtgcagggcggtggcggcggcgggtggggcggtggcggtgagggATGCGGTGGTGGCGCCGGTGGCGAGGCGAGGGGCGGCGAGGAAGACGGCGGAGACGGTGGCGGGGATGTGGAGGGAGGTGCAGGGGTGCGGGGATTGGGAGGGGATGCTGGAGCCGGCGCCGCACCCGGTGCTGAGGGGGGAGGTGGCGCGGTACGGCGAGCTGGTGGGCGCGTGCTACAAGGCGTTCGACCTGGACCCGGCGTCGCGGAGGTACCTCAACTGCAAGTACGGGAGGGAGAGGATGCTGGAGGAGGTCGGGATGGGCGGCGCCGGGTACGAGGTCACCCGCTACATCTACGCGGCGGCGGACGTCAGCGTGCCGACCATGGAGCCGTCGACGagcgggcgcgggcggtggaTCGGGTACGTCGCGGTGTCCACCGACGAGATgtcgcggcggctcgggcggcgcgaCGTGCTCGTCTCGTTCCGGGGCACGGTCACCCCCGCCGAGTGGATGGCCAACCTCATGAGCTCgctggaggcggcgcggctcgacCCGTGCGACCCGCGCCCCGACGTCAAGGTGGAGTCCGGGTTCCTCAGCCTCTACACCTCCGCCGACAAGACGTGCCGCTTCGGCGGCGCCGGGAGCTGCCGGGAGCAGCTCCTCCGCGAGGTGtcccgcctcgtcgccgcctactccggcggcggcgaggacgtcaGCGTCACGCTCGCCGGCCACAGCATGGGCAGCGCGCTGGCGCTCCTCTCCGCCTACGACCTCGCCGAGCTCGGCCTCAACCGCGCCGCCCCGGTCACCGTCTTCTCCTTCGGCGGGCCGAGGGTGGGGAACGCGGCGTTCAAGGCGCGCTGCGACGAGCTCGGCGTCAAGGCGCTCCGCGTCACCAACGTACACGACCCGATCACCAAGCTCCCCGGCGTCTTCCTCAACGAGGCCACCGCCGGCGTGCTCCGCCCGTGGCGCCACTCCTGCTACACCCACGTCGGCGTCGAGCTCCCCCTCGACTTCTTCAAGGTCGGCGACCTCGCCTCCGTCCACGACCTCGCCACCTACATCTCCCTCCTCCGTGGCGCCGACAAGaagcagcccgccgccgccgccgccgacgccggcggcgtgctCGCCAAGGTGATGGACTTCGtgggtcggcggcgcggcggcggcgcattgCCGTGGCACGACGCGGCGATGATACAGATGGGCGGCTTGGTGCAGACGCTCGGGCTAATCTGA